One Pseudorasbora parva isolate DD20220531a chromosome 8, ASM2467924v1, whole genome shotgun sequence DNA window includes the following coding sequences:
- the LOC137085000 gene encoding claudin-4-like, which yields MDIKIEFASFGLASAGWFCTILTRFLPMWKVSGMVENTTTTLPLYWDGVWLNWQHHTTGRLHCTFYQSLLSLTEHFTTWKILVITSIGIGSIAVAVYAIGWIRYPKNIMCKAASGPSFVVSGLPLLVVVSWTTHLTDSNAVLLTREWGAALITGWMGIVLLEVGGGVLSIICVRAVQKQRQDERQAQTSEPGVQYPLHTIHSTTFIQSPLTG from the coding sequence ATGGATATAAAGATTGAATTTGCTAGTTTCGGACTGGCTAGTGCAGGCTGGTTTTGCACTATCCTTACAAGATTTCTACCCATGTGGAAAGTAAGTGGAATGGTGGAAAACACCACAACAACACTTCCATTGTACTGGGATGGAGTGTGGTTAAACTGGCAGCACCACACAACTGGCAGACTTCACTGCACTTTCTATCAGTCTCTGCTGTCTCTGACTGAACATTTTACCACCTGGAAAATCCTCGTCATCACATCTATAGGAATTGGATCTATTGCCGTGGCAGTTTACGCTATTGGGTGGATACGCTATCCCAAGAACATAATGTGTAAAGCTGCCTCCGGGCCATCATTTGTTGTAAGTGGGCTGCCTTTACTGGTGGTGGTCTCCTGGACTACACATTTAACCGATTCGAATGCTGTCTTATTAACACGGGAATGGGgagcagcgctcatcactggcTGGATGGGAATAGTGTTGCTTGAGGTGGGTGGAGGAGTGCTAAGCATTATTTGTGTTCGAGCAGTCCAGAAGCAGAGACAGGATGAAAGACAAGCACAAACTTCAGAGCCAGGGGTTCAGTATCCGCTCCACACCATTCACAGTACCACATTTATACAAAGCCCCCTTACCGGATGA